A single genomic interval of Candidatus Poribacteria bacterium harbors:
- a CDS encoding HEAT repeat domain-containing protein, with amino-acid sequence MDSEGAITDLIEDLSDMDDDVREAAKKELVAIGAPAIPQLIEALAENLWDISDQAADILAEIGAAAVPALMEELGIVERYHALCISDTLGRIGAPAISALSEALQDLDEQLREYAIRAFSNMGAPAIDAIPVLIEALGDPEEEVRTYSAYALANLEGAAKDAVPALIAALEDDSERVQHHVAYALEKIDTPEAKQALIALTT; translated from the coding sequence ATGGACAGCGAAGGTGCCATAACTGACCTGATCGAAGATCTGTCAGATATGGATGACGATGTCCGTGAGGCTGCAAAAAAAGAACTGGTTGCTATTGGTGCACCTGCTATTCCACAGCTGATTGAGGCACTCGCGGAGAATTTGTGGGACATTTCGGATCAAGCCGCTGATATCTTAGCAGAAATCGGTGCAGCTGCTGTACCCGCACTCATGGAGGAGTTGGGGATCGTCGAACGATACCACGCTCTGTGCATTAGCGATACGTTAGGTCGTATTGGTGCACCTGCTATTTCTGCGCTGAGTGAAGCCTTACAAGACTTAGACGAACAACTCCGCGAATATGCGATTCGTGCCTTCAGCAATATGGGAGCCCCAGCAATCGATGCGATACCGGTGCTTATTGAGGCTTTAGGTGATCCAGAGGAGGAGGTGCGGACGTATAGTGCCTACGCACTCGCGAACCTTGAGGGTGCCGCCAAGGACGCTGTTCCTGCGCTAATTGCGGCATTGGAGGATGATTCTGAACGCGTCCAACACCATGTAGCGTATGCATTAGAAAAAATCGACACCCCAGAAGCGAAACAGGCACTTATAGCACTGACAACTTAA
- a CDS encoding carboxypeptidase-like regulatory domain-containing protein: protein MHINLASDSSSKGNLQIRYLTVSCLSSLLGVALILFYLPTATAQTTKLGNIQGTVIDRKLEKPLVSHPITLTVHKADTAETQEVLTDENGNYRFTDLPLDPTVHYTVSTVYEDTDYTEKDLVLSTWATNITANFDIGAFTDDTSQIQVRTHTFIIGPPPADHAPDGAVTVVEAVAVENQSDLAFQTKHGTQTVGLHLKLPKGTEGFQPHSPITLTMNPITHDVILPAPLPPGESQLGYTYIFHVEKSKLDLSRRLDFDTAEFYFFVPDGIGFAPNAKFFNAPRREQIHGNVYLVYQSVAGKTFTAGTTVDLTLNVNMNAGRGAMPGQTSNLGQLVLIAVAAALAGGFFVAALFKLRAPSRAESHTDDSITPPDAGWLRKLSPDDIEHVRIARLEFITYLDDTYGKQEISERVYKRLRREQTERLTTLLEQQKRGNNA from the coding sequence ATGCACATTAACTTAGCTTCGGACAGCAGTTCAAAGGGCAATTTACAGATTCGATATCTCACAGTGTCGTGCCTCAGTAGCCTGTTAGGGGTTGCCCTAATCCTTTTCTATCTGCCTACCGCCACTGCGCAGACAACGAAACTCGGCAATATTCAAGGCACGGTTATTGACAGAAAACTTGAGAAGCCGCTCGTTTCGCATCCGATAACCCTCACTGTTCATAAAGCAGACACCGCTGAAACACAAGAAGTGCTGACCGATGAAAACGGCAACTACCGTTTTACGGATTTACCCCTGGATCCGACTGTCCACTACACAGTTTCTACTGTTTATGAGGACACCGACTACACCGAGAAGGATTTGGTTCTGTCAACGTGGGCTACAAATATAACTGCCAACTTCGACATCGGAGCGTTTACGGACGATACATCGCAAATTCAGGTTAGAACGCATACCTTTATTATTGGACCGCCGCCTGCGGACCACGCCCCTGACGGTGCTGTCACGGTTGTTGAGGCGGTCGCTGTTGAAAACCAGAGTGACTTGGCTTTTCAAACAAAACACGGCACCCAGACGGTTGGGTTGCATTTAAAACTTCCGAAAGGGACTGAAGGGTTTCAGCCGCATTCGCCGATAACACTTACGATGAACCCTATCACTCATGACGTTATCCTCCCAGCACCGCTACCGCCCGGAGAATCGCAGTTAGGTTACACTTATATTTTTCACGTTGAAAAAAGCAAGTTAGATTTATCGCGTCGCTTAGATTTCGACACAGCAGAATTCTACTTCTTTGTTCCTGACGGTATCGGTTTTGCACCAAACGCCAAATTTTTCAACGCACCCAGGCGCGAACAGATCCATGGGAACGTTTATCTTGTATATCAGAGCGTTGCAGGGAAGACTTTCACTGCGGGAACAACGGTTGATTTGACACTGAATGTGAACATGAATGCGGGTCGTGGTGCGATGCCGGGGCAGACCTCTAACCTTGGGCAGCTGGTACTTATTGCTGTTGCGGCGGCATTGGCTGGCGGTTTTTTCGTCGCTGCACTTTTCAAACTCCGTGCCCCAAGTCGTGCGGAATCTCATACGGATGACTCCATAACACCACCGGATGCGGGATGGCTCCGTAAACTCAGTCCCGATGATATTGAGCATGTTCGCATCGCAAGACTTGAATTCATTACATATCTTGATGATACATACGGGAAGCAGGAAATCTCGGAGCGCGTCTATAAACGACTCCGCCGAGAACAAACCGAACGCCTCACCACGCTCTTAGAGCAGCAAAAAAGGGGAAATAATGCATAG
- a CDS encoding cytochrome c-type biogenesis protein CcmH, producing the protein MKIGKLGRLSTSISAVFLVVCFFPATVYAQTETSGVSEVQNTADAQFESKLNELLTTVYCYCGCERETIEVCVCGTAEQIETDFRNQLLVGQTVEQIRTNYLDRYGPQFYAVMPAEGINLIAYIMPAVILVLIGGVAFVVLRKSKQVVTTTDSSGTSSQQVSDTTLKQVEAELERYKQEK; encoded by the coding sequence ATGAAGATCGGGAAATTGGGTCGCCTTTCAACATCTATCAGTGCTGTATTTCTCGTTGTCTGTTTTTTTCCTGCCACTGTCTACGCACAGACGGAAACATCTGGCGTGTCGGAAGTGCAAAATACAGCGGATGCCCAATTTGAGTCCAAGTTAAACGAACTCCTCACGACGGTCTACTGTTACTGTGGGTGCGAACGTGAGACGATCGAAGTCTGTGTTTGTGGTACAGCGGAACAGATTGAAACCGATTTTCGCAATCAATTGCTCGTCGGTCAAACAGTAGAGCAGATTCGGACGAATTATCTTGACAGATACGGTCCCCAATTTTACGCAGTTATGCCAGCGGAAGGCATTAATTTGATTGCTTATATTATGCCTGCTGTTATTCTTGTCCTCATCGGTGGTGTCGCTTTTGTCGTGCTCCGAAAGTCAAAGCAGGTGGTTACAACGACAGATAGCAGCGGCACGTCAAGCCAACAGGTTTCTGATACGACGCTGAAGCAGGTTGAAGCTGAACTGGAAAGATACAAACAGGAGAAATAG
- a CDS encoding heme lyase CcmF/NrfE family subunit translates to MTAEIGQAAIFLSVLSGLWAIGFLCVGLRTRNPNAVRSGRNAVIATFILISIATVALIYGFVTDDFSMRYVVEVSSAAQPLLYKITALWGRMSGSLLFWLWLLTVAGAIVVWQNHRYNKQTGDTLADYALIPVAIVQLFFIILVTGLIEGVYNPLARFPNGQVAPDGAGMNPLLQTPSMAFHPPTLYIGWISLTVPFAFAVGALASGRVGSDWILRSRRWTLFSWIILTVGITLGGNWAYRELGWGGYWAWDPVENASFMPWLLGTAYLHSVMIQEKRSMLKLWNILLITLAFQFTLLGTFITRSGIISSVHAFAQSDIGGYFLGFILISTAGVVGLIIYRWNRLKSANRLESLLSRESAFVLNNWLFVGLTLIILWGTLWPIISEAINGQKASVPEAFFNQVVIIPGLLLLFLTGAGPIISWKKITANNFRRMFMWPLVIGLVSGALTWGFLALRGNTSPIYSVLCVSAAVFVLVAIFAEFYRGARLRAKRQETSLLNGLGLLIQRNKRRYGGYIIHIGIVILYIGIMGSKGYFLLESDSLSLGESMKVGAFELTMKDSFEREYANYRRAGVIFDVAKNGKQIGTMEPARHFYYKAGQGEQDTIESAIRHFGVNDLYIALGELPRNIKGGDIVNVQVYHNPLISVVWIGVAIMVIGGIIAIAEKSQDSKEA, encoded by the coding sequence ATGACTGCGGAAATTGGACAAGCCGCTATATTTCTCTCTGTGCTTTCTGGTTTATGGGCAATCGGTTTTCTCTGCGTTGGGCTGCGCACACGAAACCCGAATGCTGTGCGAAGCGGTAGAAATGCCGTTATTGCTACCTTTATTCTTATCAGTATTGCAACGGTTGCTTTAATCTACGGTTTTGTAACTGATGACTTCTCAATGCGCTATGTTGTTGAGGTGTCCAGTGCGGCGCAACCGCTTCTCTATAAAATCACAGCACTCTGGGGTCGAATGTCCGGTTCATTATTGTTCTGGCTCTGGCTGCTTACGGTTGCTGGGGCGATTGTCGTCTGGCAGAACCACCGATACAATAAACAGACGGGTGATACCCTCGCAGATTATGCCCTAATTCCTGTCGCTATTGTCCAACTCTTCTTTATTATCCTTGTTACTGGCTTAATCGAAGGCGTTTACAACCCACTCGCTCGCTTCCCGAATGGACAGGTCGCGCCCGATGGTGCGGGTATGAATCCGCTCCTCCAGACACCAAGCATGGCGTTTCATCCACCGACGTTATATATCGGTTGGATTAGTCTGACGGTACCGTTCGCGTTTGCCGTTGGTGCCCTCGCGTCTGGTAGAGTTGGCAGCGACTGGATCCTCCGTTCTCGGAGATGGACACTCTTCTCTTGGATTATTTTGACCGTCGGTATCACGCTCGGTGGCAATTGGGCGTATCGTGAGCTTGGTTGGGGCGGTTATTGGGCATGGGATCCCGTCGAAAACGCCTCTTTTATGCCGTGGCTCCTCGGCACTGCTTATCTACATTCTGTGATGATCCAGGAAAAGCGGAGTATGCTCAAATTGTGGAATATCCTCCTGATTACCCTCGCTTTCCAATTCACATTGCTCGGCACTTTTATCACCCGAAGCGGGATTATCTCATCGGTGCATGCCTTTGCACAATCGGACATTGGCGGCTATTTCCTCGGTTTCATTCTAATTTCGACGGCTGGGGTCGTCGGACTCATCATTTATCGTTGGAACCGACTGAAAAGTGCCAATCGTCTTGAATCACTGCTTTCGCGTGAAAGTGCCTTTGTACTGAATAATTGGCTTTTCGTTGGGTTAACACTGATTATTCTCTGGGGTACGTTGTGGCCGATTATCTCCGAGGCAATTAATGGTCAAAAGGCATCTGTGCCTGAAGCCTTTTTTAATCAGGTCGTTATTATTCCGGGATTGTTGCTCCTCTTCCTGACGGGTGCGGGACCTATCATTTCATGGAAAAAGATTACCGCAAATAACTTCCGTCGTATGTTTATGTGGCCCTTGGTTATAGGTCTGGTCAGTGGTGCGTTGACTTGGGGATTTCTCGCATTAAGAGGTAATACATCTCCTATCTATTCGGTGCTCTGTGTTTCCGCTGCTGTCTTCGTGCTTGTCGCAATATTTGCGGAATTTTATCGCGGTGCGAGACTCCGCGCAAAACGACAGGAGACCTCACTCCTCAACGGTTTGGGTCTCCTCATCCAGCGTAACAAAAGACGGTATGGCGGTTATATCATTCACATCGGTATTGTAATCCTTTATATTGGTATTATGGGATCGAAGGGATATTTTCTCCTCGAATCTGACAGTTTATCACTTGGTGAATCGATGAAGGTGGGTGCCTTTGAACTCACAATGAAAGACTCCTTTGAGAGAGAATACGCCAACTATCGCAGGGCTGGTGTCATTTTTGATGTCGCAAAGAACGGAAAGCAGATTGGCACGATGGAACCGGCACGCCACTTCTATTACAAGGCTGGTCAGGGGGAACAGGATACGATTGAGTCTGCCATCCGTCACTTCGGCGTGAATGACCTCTATATCGCTCTCGGTGAGCTGCCGCGGAATATTAAAGGCGGAGATATTGTGAACGTTCAGGTGTATCACAATCCTCTAATTAGTGTCGTTTGGATTGGTGTCGCTATTATGGTAATCGGTGGAATTATTGCTATAGCTGAGAAGTCTCAAGACAGTAAAGAGGCTTAA
- a CDS encoding cytochrome c maturation protein CcmE, translating to MQKQRRLKIIAASLVLLSGMVFLGYVMLKKTSVQHFTPALLVVDKGKVDNQLVQVDGLIAEDSSKWDAADFELTFAVRDRESAATVNVIYKDRLKPDNFVDGGSVFVEGRYDASQNLIVATKLMTKCASKYEGAESAIPTDETSYISQ from the coding sequence GTGCAAAAACAGAGAAGGCTTAAAATAATTGCTGCGAGCCTCGTTTTGCTAAGTGGTATGGTGTTTTTAGGGTACGTCATGCTTAAAAAGACGAGTGTGCAGCATTTTACACCTGCTTTGCTTGTGGTAGATAAGGGCAAAGTTGACAATCAACTCGTCCAAGTTGATGGTCTCATTGCGGAAGATAGTTCCAAATGGGATGCCGCCGATTTTGAACTCACCTTTGCTGTCCGCGACCGCGAGAGTGCAGCAACCGTCAATGTGATTTATAAGGATAGACTTAAGCCAGATAACTTTGTTGATGGCGGTAGCGTTTTCGTTGAGGGTAGATATGATGCCTCGCAAAACCTTATTGTTGCTACGAAACTCATGACGAAGTGCGCCTCGAAATATGAAGGGGCAGAGAGTGCTATACCTACAGATGAAACTTCTTACATTTCGCAGTAA
- a CDS encoding dihydrodipicolinate synthase family protein, whose protein sequence is MKLNWQHHSWAGVFPATLCPFHEDESIDETGLRQYMQELASVPGIKGVVCNGHTGEIMSLRLHERQRVTQITAEAVGDQVKVVSGVSAEGSLPAIDDALAAKEAGADAILLMPAHHWLRFGRTPETAVGFFQDVAEGADIPIIVHQYPAWTKAGYSLEEMLEMVQIPQVICIKMGTRDMARWRWDYEQLKEAAPDVPILTCHDEYLLASLLEGSDGALIGFAGFVPELMVDVVHAALNNDLLGARKARSQVDALARIVYNFGEPSSDAHQRMKCARWLMGRFPSMTMRRPLRQLSTAEVDNIRTRLETTGYQCVN, encoded by the coding sequence ATGAAATTGAATTGGCAGCACCACTCGTGGGCAGGCGTATTTCCGGCGACGCTCTGTCCTTTTCATGAAGATGAATCCATTGATGAAACCGGACTGCGTCAGTATATGCAGGAACTTGCGAGTGTCCCAGGCATAAAAGGTGTGGTCTGTAACGGACACACCGGCGAAATTATGTCTCTCCGTCTGCATGAAAGACAGCGGGTTACACAAATTACCGCTGAAGCCGTTGGCGACCAAGTTAAAGTCGTCTCAGGCGTGAGTGCGGAAGGGAGTCTTCCGGCAATTGATGACGCACTCGCAGCGAAGGAAGCCGGGGCAGATGCCATTCTCTTAATGCCTGCACACCACTGGCTGCGTTTCGGGAGGACTCCGGAAACCGCAGTCGGCTTCTTCCAAGATGTCGCTGAAGGCGCAGATATACCCATTATTGTTCATCAATATCCGGCATGGACGAAGGCAGGCTATAGTCTCGAAGAGATGTTGGAGATGGTCCAGATCCCACAGGTTATCTGTATTAAGATGGGGACCCGCGACATGGCGCGCTGGCGATGGGATTATGAACAACTCAAAGAAGCGGCACCGGACGTTCCTATCTTGACCTGTCACGATGAATACCTACTCGCTTCGCTGCTTGAAGGCAGTGACGGGGCTCTCATCGGGTTTGCCGGTTTTGTGCCAGAGTTGATGGTAGATGTCGTTCACGCTGCACTCAACAACGACCTACTTGGTGCGCGCAAGGCGCGCAGTCAAGTAGACGCACTGGCGCGGATTGTCTACAACTTTGGTGAACCGAGCAGTGATGCACATCAACGCATGAAATGTGCGCGCTGGTTAATGGGTCGATTCCCATCAATGACGATGCGCCGACCCCTCCGTCAACTGTCCACTGCCGAAGTAGATAATATCCGAACCCGGCTTGAGACAACCGGCTATCAGTGTGTTAATTAG
- a CDS encoding Gfo/Idh/MocA family oxidoreductase, with product MSRLKYALIGHGRRGAAHLSTAATLKDTFEVVAVCDAHRESAAAGAAKLGVKAYTDVRKLIEEVPLDVCDVVVPAPLHHIVSCYLSRCGIPHNVETGLAPTLGLMDMMITDATENAAKLQTSENFPFVPVEQFVCKLIHEGVIGDVHKCYRLFSTTGYHGLAAIRCRMNAAPTAVSSIGHTMPVTSYIDSAKRDFNRENLEFYAVDFENGGLGIAMVGNKNGCLGRNKLVGFESCGERGTIITNGNQSATGGETVNVCTDEDIALRGSKAQTYEFQREYSEDGTLQRIFVELPRSLGGTVEWVNPYRHTTLPERGISLATMLDGIARAVREDTQPLWTGEMGRADQEMVIAAHRSIRTNRQPIALPLQPDPAEEEAFDRNFEERFGVHPRENIEKALQVNFKER from the coding sequence ATGTCACGTTTAAAATATGCACTCATCGGTCACGGTAGACGCGGCGCAGCACATCTGTCAACAGCTGCGACATTAAAGGACACCTTTGAGGTTGTCGCCGTGTGTGACGCACATCGCGAATCGGCAGCGGCAGGCGCAGCGAAGCTGGGCGTTAAGGCATACACCGATGTCCGAAAGCTTATTGAAGAAGTACCCTTGGATGTCTGTGATGTCGTCGTGCCGGCACCACTCCATCATATCGTTTCTTGCTATCTCTCCCGCTGCGGTATTCCGCACAACGTGGAGACCGGACTCGCACCAACCCTCGGTTTGATGGATATGATGATTACTGATGCTACTGAAAATGCGGCCAAACTTCAGACATCAGAGAATTTTCCTTTCGTTCCGGTTGAGCAGTTTGTGTGCAAACTCATTCACGAAGGTGTCATCGGGGATGTCCATAAGTGCTATCGGCTTTTCTCGACGACTGGATACCATGGACTCGCCGCGATACGATGTCGGATGAACGCTGCGCCTACGGCGGTCAGCAGCATAGGACACACGATGCCTGTTACCTCTTACATTGATAGCGCAAAACGGGATTTTAATCGGGAGAACCTCGAATTTTACGCCGTAGATTTTGAAAATGGCGGACTCGGCATCGCCATGGTCGGAAATAAAAACGGGTGTCTCGGACGGAACAAACTCGTCGGTTTTGAGTCGTGTGGTGAACGCGGAACGATTATTACCAACGGAAACCAGAGTGCTACTGGTGGTGAGACGGTCAACGTTTGCACGGATGAGGACATCGCCCTACGCGGCAGCAAGGCACAAACGTACGAATTTCAGAGAGAATATAGTGAGGATGGAACGCTACAACGTATCTTTGTAGAACTTCCACGATCGTTAGGTGGCACTGTTGAATGGGTAAACCCCTATCGGCACACAACTCTACCGGAGCGCGGTATTTCATTGGCGACGATGCTTGACGGTATCGCTCGCGCAGTCCGAGAAGACACGCAACCCCTTTGGACGGGAGAAATGGGAAGGGCAGATCAGGAGATGGTCATCGCCGCACACCGATCCATCCGGACGAATCGTCAACCGATTGCGCTCCCACTTCAACCCGACCCTGCCGAAGAAGAAGCATTTGATCGCAATTTTGAAGAACGATTCGGTGTTCACCCACGTGAAAATATCGAAAAGGCGTTACAGGTTAATTTCAAAGAGCGTTAG
- a CDS encoding Gfo/Idh/MocA family oxidoreductase, translating to MTEVKIGFIGCGGNANGHMNRLAEIEGARVVAVCDVQADRAQSAAEKHNADAYTAHQELLERDDLDAVYLSLPVFVHGQPELDVIARGLPFFVEKPVAISMEIAREIEAAVAEARLITCVGYQLRYLGSTQITRQILQDRTINMVVGKYWCSTGHGDPNAWLRQMNKSGGQLVEQATHTIDMMRYMCGEVETVYAMQANRFLKETDCPDANSVSLQFASGAVGSLTATWAYAGDWANANILDVLYEGELLNWNPSKVTVQEDGDWVDKTAPSPTIDDVFVEAVRSGDAASILSPYSDAVKTLAISLAANQSAQENNPVDISSIL from the coding sequence ATGACTGAAGTTAAAATTGGATTTATCGGATGTGGCGGCAACGCCAATGGTCACATGAATCGGTTAGCCGAAATCGAAGGTGCACGCGTTGTGGCTGTCTGTGATGTTCAAGCTGACCGAGCGCAAAGTGCAGCTGAAAAACATAACGCTGATGCCTATACCGCACACCAGGAACTCCTTGAACGTGATGACTTGGACGCAGTCTATTTGAGTCTTCCGGTCTTTGTTCATGGGCAACCAGAGCTTGATGTTATTGCTCGCGGCTTACCCTTTTTCGTTGAGAAGCCTGTCGCTATCAGTATGGAAATCGCCCGCGAGATTGAAGCAGCAGTAGCGGAAGCCAGACTCATAACCTGTGTCGGTTATCAACTCCGTTACCTCGGTTCGACCCAAATCACACGGCAGATCCTGCAGGACAGAACAATTAACATGGTCGTCGGTAAGTATTGGTGCAGCACTGGACACGGGGACCCGAACGCGTGGCTCCGACAGATGAACAAATCCGGCGGGCAACTTGTCGAACAAGCGACACATACCATCGATATGATGCGCTATATGTGCGGTGAAGTCGAGACCGTCTACGCCATGCAAGCAAATCGGTTTCTCAAAGAAACGGACTGCCCAGATGCGAACAGTGTCTCCCTTCAGTTTGCGAGTGGTGCTGTCGGTTCGCTGACTGCTACTTGGGCTTATGCAGGGGACTGGGCAAACGCCAATATCCTCGATGTGCTTTATGAGGGAGAACTCCTGAATTGGAATCCATCAAAAGTCACAGTACAGGAAGATGGCGACTGGGTAGATAAAACAGCACCGAGTCCGACAATTGATGACGTTTTTGTTGAAGCAGTACGCAGTGGTGATGCCGCTTCAATCTTGAGTCCTTATAGCGATGCGGTTAAAACACTCGCAATATCCCTTGCAGCGAACCAGTCCGCACAGGAAAACAACCCTGTAGACATCTCTTCAATTTTGTAA
- a CDS encoding Gfo/Idh/MocA family oxidoreductase: MPEPSNPKHRVAIVGCGGISQAHGNAWRNVPEIEIVGACDEKFEPLARFATEYNVQNTYNDLRQMLEKQQPDILVIATWPSSHLKNVLEAVRCGVKGILVEKPIAVNATQLEQMIQVTERANILLMEAFMYRHHPLTLAVKQKIEEGAIGEVRYARSSFSTGLTDRRNWRLRGDLGGGAVMDLGCYSINIIRYLVGREPQSVWATGKFEPINSVWETLIGTLDFGNGVTGQLDCSFGWTWRECYEVAGTEGTLFVQSAWGNSEGESHFTINGETFSVTGVNPYSAEILDLCRAVETDTPTLLPIADALGNMRVIDALHESARTGQRHKVG; this comes from the coding sequence ATGCCCGAACCCTCTAATCCAAAACACCGCGTAGCAATCGTCGGTTGTGGTGGCATCTCTCAGGCTCACGGCAACGCTTGGCGAAATGTACCAGAGATTGAAATTGTGGGGGCGTGTGATGAGAAGTTTGAACCGCTTGCACGCTTCGCCACTGAATATAACGTCCAAAATACTTACAACGACCTTCGACAGATGTTGGAGAAACAGCAGCCCGATATCTTGGTGATTGCAACGTGGCCCTCAAGCCATCTGAAAAACGTCTTGGAAGCCGTACGGTGTGGTGTTAAAGGAATTCTCGTTGAAAAACCGATTGCTGTTAATGCCACACAGTTGGAACAGATGATTCAGGTTACCGAACGCGCCAATATTCTGTTGATGGAAGCGTTTATGTATCGACACCACCCCCTAACGCTCGCCGTGAAACAGAAAATTGAAGAAGGCGCCATCGGAGAGGTCCGCTATGCGCGCTCCAGTTTTTCGACAGGCTTGACAGATCGTCGGAATTGGCGATTGAGAGGCGACCTCGGCGGTGGTGCTGTCATGGACTTAGGGTGTTATTCCATTAATATTATCCGTTATCTTGTTGGGCGAGAACCACAGTCGGTCTGGGCAACAGGAAAGTTTGAACCGATCAACAGTGTTTGGGAAACCCTCATCGGGACCTTGGACTTCGGTAATGGGGTTACTGGACAATTGGATTGTAGTTTCGGCTGGACGTGGCGTGAATGTTATGAGGTCGCTGGCACAGAGGGCACGCTCTTCGTTCAGAGCGCGTGGGGCAACTCGGAAGGAGAATCGCATTTCACCATCAACGGTGAAACTTTTAGCGTTACTGGCGTGAATCCGTATAGTGCTGAGATCCTTGACCTGTGCCGAGCAGTGGAAACTGACACACCGACTCTCTTACCGATAGCCGACGCACTCGGGAATATGCGGGTTATTGATGCATTGCACGAGTCCGCACGCACGGGGCAAAGGCACAAAGTGGGCTAA